A DNA window from Myripristis murdjan chromosome 19, fMyrMur1.1, whole genome shotgun sequence contains the following coding sequences:
- the neurl2 gene encoding neuralized-like protein 2, which yields MEPFSDQFMEFHPVHGTNVRLDHSQTQATRVESFANGVCFSKHPLHPGEIFLIEIEDKELGWCGHLRIGLTARDPRTLEVVPEYSLPDLMDLGDSWIFAITRNHNKIIEELEAAAGGERAGEEVLAGGRRLGRGEDDEDEHNQSKTKTFFTDSHLYIENVRIPRDKLVGRSRPGRFSHILDDLYKTNTLPPTARRSRIGVLYVPKGQGLADMHIVINGEDMGASARGIPTIQPLYAVVDVFAATKCVRIVQVEYGFSSLQTLCRKAIQKHIVHRMAIDWLELPETLKHYCKYE from the exons atggaGCCCTTTTCTGATCAATTTATGGAATTCCACCCTGTCCATGGAACCAACGTCAGGTTGGACCACTCACAAACCCAAGCCACCAGGGTAGAGAGCTTTGCCAACGGGGTATGTTTCAGCAAACACCCGTTACACCCTGGAGAGATTTTCCTGATAGAAATTGAAGACAAGGAGCTGGGATGGTGTGGGCACCTCCGGATTGGCCTGACCGCCAGGGACCCCAGGACCCTGGAAGTAGTACCTGAATATTCCCTGCCAGACCTAATGGACTTGGGCGACAGCTGGATCTTCGCCATAACCCGTAACCACAACAAGATCATAGAGGAACTGGAGGCTGCAGCCGGGGGTGAAAGGGCTGGAGAGGAAGTGCTGGCTGGAGGGAGGAGGCTAGGGCGTggggaggatgatgaggatgaacaCAACCAAAGCAAAACCAAGACCTTCTTCACAGACTCACACCTGTACATTGAGAACGTTCGGATCCCCAGAGACAAGCTGGTGGGTCGGAGCCGGCCTGGACGCTTCAGCCATATTTTGGACGACTTGTACAAGACCAACACCCTGCCGCCTACTGCCAGACGCAGCCGGATAGGAGTGCTGTATGTGCCTAAAGGGCAAGGCTTGGCTGACATGCACATCGTCATCAACGGGGAAGACATGGGAGCTTCTGCAAGGGGGATTCCCACCATCCAGCCCCTGTATGCTGTGGTGGACGTCTTTGCTGCTACTAAATGTGTTCGAATTGTCCAGGTGGAGTATGGAT tcTCCTCCTTGCAAACGTTGTGTAGGAAGGCCATTCAGAAGCACATAGTCCACAGGATGGCCATCGACTGGTTGGAGCTGCCAGAGACACTCAAACACTACTGCAAATATGAATGA